In the Flagellimonas sp. HMM57 genome, one interval contains:
- a CDS encoding M15 family metallopeptidase, protein MNRRSFIKKTSISSLACTLPTIMPMFQDTEYSTLELMGKEKIPLFGQGINLREAAFEAFNKMKRAAFTAGFDIKMISSYRDFYRQEGIWERKYLRYTEDDGMEPMQAIDKIIEYSTIPGTSRHHWGTDIDIIDGNAKNTGDVLVPEKFEAGGPFEDFKLWLDENSEKYGFYLVYTDEPKRRGFKYEPWHYSYAPISIPMLKVFRKVNIMKLLQTEEFYGAEHFTTGFLKTYIQDNILDINRDLL, encoded by the coding sequence ATGAACAGAAGAAGTTTCATAAAAAAGACATCGATTTCATCCTTGGCATGCACGCTACCAACTATTATGCCCATGTTTCAGGATACGGAGTACTCTACATTGGAATTGATGGGAAAGGAAAAAATTCCACTATTTGGTCAAGGGATTAATTTGAGAGAAGCGGCGTTTGAGGCTTTTAATAAAATGAAGCGTGCTGCTTTTACTGCTGGATTCGATATTAAAATGATATCCAGCTACCGAGATTTTTATAGGCAGGAAGGTATATGGGAACGAAAGTACTTACGCTACACGGAAGATGATGGTATGGAACCTATGCAAGCCATTGATAAGATAATAGAATATTCCACTATCCCAGGAACCAGTAGGCACCATTGGGGAACAGATATTGATATTATTGACGGGAACGCAAAGAATACCGGAGACGTTCTTGTTCCTGAAAAGTTTGAAGCAGGTGGGCCTTTTGAAGATTTTAAACTTTGGTTGGACGAAAACTCGGAAAAGTATGGTTTTTATCTGGTCTATACCGATGAGCCAAAACGCAGGGGTTTTAAATATGAACCTTGGCATTACAGTTATGCACCAATTTCCATACCCATGTTGAAAGTGTTCAGAAAAGTAAACATTATGAAATTACTTCAAACCGAAGAATTTTACGGAGCAGAACATTTTACCACCGGGTTCTTAAAAACCTATATACAAGATAATATTCTCGATATTAACCGAGATTTATTGTAG
- a CDS encoding M48 family metalloprotease, protein MRRGSWKIRIFIGLAIVAFAFVKRCNNKQENPYTGRVQNINMTADQEIAIGLESAPQMAQQHGGLYPDERMQSLVDAVGNKLVNNSIARETPYAYDFHLLADDRTINAFALPGGQCFITYALFSQLTEAQLAGVLGHEIGHVIGRHSAERIAESSFWQTLATGASVGGDMGSLVSGIGQNTLLKNGRGDELESDELGVLFMIQAGYDPHEMIKVMEILKAAGGPNRTPEFQSTHPDPENRIEKIKEAIEKYSGR, encoded by the coding sequence ATGAGAAGAGGAAGCTGGAAAATTCGCATATTCATAGGACTTGCCATTGTTGCCTTTGCTTTTGTAAAACGATGCAATAACAAACAAGAAAACCCATATACCGGTCGTGTACAGAATATAAATATGACCGCTGATCAAGAAATTGCCATAGGGCTGGAGAGTGCACCCCAAATGGCACAACAGCACGGTGGACTATACCCTGATGAACGAATGCAATCCTTGGTGGATGCCGTTGGTAATAAGTTGGTCAACAACAGTATTGCTCGGGAAACACCTTATGCTTACGACTTCCATCTTTTAGCCGATGATAGAACCATAAACGCCTTTGCCCTGCCGGGAGGTCAATGTTTTATAACCTATGCCCTATTTTCTCAATTGACCGAAGCGCAGCTAGCTGGCGTACTTGGGCATGAAATCGGTCATGTAATTGGAAGACATTCTGCCGAACGTATAGCTGAGAGCAGCTTTTGGCAAACACTGGCTACTGGTGCATCGGTTGGTGGTGACATGGGAAGTTTGGTAAGTGGAATAGGCCAAAATACCTTATTAAAAAATGGAAGGGGAGATGAGCTGGAAAGCGATGAGCTTGGCGTGTTATTTATGATACAAGCGGGTTATGACCCACATGAAATGATAAAGGTGATGGAAATTTTAAAAGCCGCCGGTGGCCCTAACCGTACCCCAGAGTTTCAAAGTACCCATCCAGACCCAGAAAACAGGATTGAGAAAATCAAAGAAGCCATAGAAAAATATTCCGGTCGATAG
- a CDS encoding DUF6747 family protein — MGTLLHFKSLYAEAFDDCKPSFVVVLLKGYAIFCALLLAMAIYAFLYRAFTGFEF, encoded by the coding sequence ATGGGAACACTATTACATTTTAAAAGTCTGTACGCAGAAGCGTTCGATGACTGCAAACCGAGCTTTGTAGTTGTCCTACTCAAAGGATATGCTATATTTTGTGCACTATTACTAGCTATGGCCATTTATGCATTTTTATATAGAGCCTTTACAGGATTTGAGTTTTAA
- a CDS encoding ankyrin repeat domain-containing protein, translating into MKKTIVTVAAACLFVVAGVSANPSTSTPEPISVSSIASVDLSSFCKAIVKGDLDTVKKLIELGEDVNQKSLGMAPIHYAARYNKPEIMEVLISNGANLKKRCDKGYTVKKHAELSSATEVLEVLKLAMKK; encoded by the coding sequence ATGAAAAAAACAATCGTAACAGTAGCCGCAGCATGTTTGTTTGTGGTTGCAGGCGTTAGCGCCAATCCATCAACATCAACTCCAGAACCTATTTCTGTTTCTTCAATTGCTTCTGTAGACCTTAGCTCTTTTTGCAAGGCTATCGTAAAAGGAGATTTAGATACGGTAAAAAAATTAATCGAACTAGGGGAAGATGTAAACCAAAAATCTTTGGGAATGGCACCGATCCATTATGCTGCCCGTTACAACAAACCTGAAATCATGGAAGTATTGATTTCGAACGGCGCAAACCTTAAAAAGCGTTGTGATAAGGGGTACACTGTAAAAAAACATGCAGAATTGTCCAGTGCAACAGAAGTTTTGGAAGTACTTAAATTAGCTATGAAAAAATAA